Proteins from one Streptomyces sp. NBC_00289 genomic window:
- a CDS encoding DUF3558 family protein, producing the protein MSEGTMQRPAHRDLGAQPTPLRQRGTDERAKRRGRRALVCAAAVPAMLIAAGCSSDSGSADAGSKSTAGSSETSPSASASPTVQAAAYRKLPESCGVVSKKTLGELVPKGTKSGKKGTSDDAATRGSCSWSSLDNNGVKGSQFRWLNVSLLRFDSDTTRGAGDKQAQEYYAKQIQDAQSVDGAKNSTSQPVAGTGDQATLVRYDLKKKEGSFKQQTVVARVENVVVTVDYNGAGLAGEKTPSVATLTKAAEKAAKEAVAAVASANGDGTGSGTGSGSGSDKGTASSAPSASASKSPASKSSASPSKSASKAAGASPSSTASKKS; encoded by the coding sequence ATGAGTGAAGGAACCATGCAGCGACCAGCACATCGAGACCTGGGGGCCCAGCCCACGCCGTTGAGGCAGCGAGGGACCGACGAGCGAGCGAAGCGCCGGGGCCGCCGCGCCCTTGTCTGCGCGGCGGCCGTCCCCGCGATGCTGATTGCCGCCGGCTGCTCCTCGGACTCCGGCTCAGCGGACGCCGGGAGCAAGAGCACGGCCGGCAGCAGCGAGACGTCCCCGTCCGCGAGCGCGTCGCCGACGGTGCAGGCGGCGGCGTACCGGAAGCTTCCCGAGTCCTGTGGCGTCGTGTCGAAGAAGACGCTGGGCGAACTGGTCCCGAAGGGCACCAAGTCCGGCAAGAAGGGCACTTCGGACGACGCGGCGACGCGCGGGAGCTGCTCGTGGAGCAGCCTCGACAACAACGGCGTGAAGGGCTCGCAGTTCCGCTGGCTGAACGTGTCGCTGCTGCGGTTCGACTCGGACACCACGCGCGGCGCCGGTGACAAGCAGGCGCAGGAGTACTACGCGAAGCAGATCCAGGACGCGCAGTCGGTGGACGGCGCGAAGAACTCCACCTCGCAGCCGGTCGCCGGCACGGGTGACCAGGCGACGCTGGTGCGGTACGACCTGAAGAAGAAGGAAGGGTCCTTCAAGCAGCAGACGGTCGTGGCGCGCGTCGAGAACGTCGTCGTCACCGTCGACTACAACGGCGCGGGCCTGGCGGGCGAGAAGACCCCGAGCGTCGCCACGCTGACGAAGGCGGCGGAGAAGGCCGCCAAGGAGGCCGTGGCCGCGGTGGCGTCGGCCAACGGTGACGGCACGGGATCGGGCACCGGATCGGGTTCGGGGTCGGACAAGGGCACGGCGAGTTCCGCGCCGTCCGCGTCCGCGTCGAAGTCGCCGGCCTCGAAATCCTCCGCCTCTCCGTCGAAGTCGGCGTCGAAGGCCGCCGGGGCGTCCCCCTCCAGCACAGCGTCCAAGAAGAGCTGA
- a CDS encoding YnfA family protein, translating to MVILRSATLFVVAAFFEIGGAWLVWQGVREQRGWLWAGGGVLALGAYGFVATFQPDAHFGRILAAYGGIFVAGSILWGVVADGYRPDRWDIAGALICLAGMAVIMYAPRDS from the coding sequence ATGGTCATCCTCCGGTCCGCCACCCTCTTCGTCGTCGCCGCGTTCTTCGAGATCGGCGGCGCGTGGCTGGTCTGGCAGGGCGTGCGCGAGCAGCGCGGCTGGCTCTGGGCAGGCGGCGGTGTCCTCGCCCTCGGGGCGTACGGCTTCGTCGCCACGTTTCAGCCGGACGCCCACTTCGGCCGCATCCTCGCCGCGTACGGCGGGATCTTCGTGGCCGGTTCGATCCTGTGGGGCGTGGTCGCGGACGGCTACCGCCCGGACCGCTGGGACATCGCGGGCGCGCTGATCTGCCTGGCCGGCATGGCGGTGATCATGTACGCACCGCGTGACAGCTGA
- a CDS encoding NADP-dependent oxidoreductase, translating into MRAAVVTTFGGPEAVRIVETALPEPAAGQVRIKVAAATLNPVDAGVRAGVFGGEGRQNGLGWDVAGTVDATGPAGDTPSGEAWSVGDEVVALFFGMGQPLGTHAEYVVVDSDAVAKAPTTVDAVHAATLPLNALTAVQALDLLELTPGQSLLVTGAAGAVGAYAVQLAAQRGVSVTALARESDEEFVRSLGAAHFASDAVGAGSVDAVLDAAILNETALAWVRDGGVFVGVIPQAAPAPVRGVRTTAVGVKADGARLAELAGLVDEGVLTLRVADTYTLDEAPKAHARLAEGGVRGRLVLIP; encoded by the coding sequence ATGCGCGCTGCAGTGGTAACGACGTTCGGTGGGCCCGAGGCCGTACGGATAGTGGAGACAGCGCTGCCGGAGCCGGCCGCGGGACAGGTGCGGATCAAGGTCGCGGCGGCCACGCTGAACCCCGTCGACGCCGGGGTGCGCGCGGGCGTCTTCGGGGGAGAGGGCCGCCAGAACGGGCTCGGCTGGGACGTCGCGGGGACCGTGGACGCGACGGGACCCGCCGGGGACACCCCCTCCGGGGAAGCGTGGAGTGTCGGGGACGAGGTGGTGGCGCTGTTCTTCGGCATGGGGCAGCCGCTCGGTACGCACGCCGAGTACGTCGTCGTCGACTCGGACGCCGTGGCGAAGGCGCCGACGACGGTCGACGCGGTCCACGCGGCGACGCTGCCGCTGAACGCCCTGACCGCCGTACAGGCCCTGGATCTGCTGGAGTTGACGCCGGGGCAGTCACTGCTGGTGACGGGTGCCGCGGGTGCGGTCGGCGCGTACGCCGTCCAACTCGCCGCCCAGCGGGGGGTGTCGGTGACCGCGCTGGCCCGGGAGAGCGACGAGGAGTTCGTACGGTCCCTGGGGGCCGCGCACTTCGCGAGCGACGCCGTCGGGGCGGGCAGCGTGGACGCCGTCCTCGACGCGGCGATCCTCAACGAGACGGCCCTGGCGTGGGTGCGGGACGGGGGAGTCTTCGTCGGCGTCATTCCGCAGGCCGCCCCGGCTCCGGTACGCGGGGTGCGGACGACGGCCGTCGGGGTGAAGGCCGACGGGGCCCGCCTGGCCGAACTGGCCGGGCTGGTGGACGAGGGTGTTCTGACCCTGCGCGTCGCCGACACCTACACCCTGGACGAGGCCCCGAAGGCCCACGCCCGACTCGCGGAGGGCGGAGTACGGGGACGCCTGGTACTCATCCCCTGA
- a CDS encoding SDR family NAD(P)-dependent oxidoreductase translates to MAPAAPSAASRIAIVTGASGGIGAATARQLAAAGYRVVLTARRKDRIEALAEEINAAGHQATAYALDVTDRAAVDEFATAFRTIGVLVNNAGGALGADPVASGDPADWRQMYETNVIGTLNLTQALLPALTASGDGTVVVVSSTAGHGTYEGGAGYVAAKHGAHVLAETLRLEIVGTPVRVIEIAPGMVKTDGFALTRFGGDEERAAKVYQGVAEPLTADDVAETITWTVTRPSHVNIDLLVVRPRAQASNTKVHRDL, encoded by the coding sequence ATGGCCCCCGCCGCCCCGTCCGCCGCCTCCCGCATCGCGATAGTCACCGGTGCCAGCGGCGGAATCGGCGCCGCCACGGCACGACAGCTCGCCGCGGCCGGCTACCGCGTGGTCCTCACCGCGCGCCGCAAGGACCGGATCGAGGCGCTGGCCGAGGAGATCAACGCGGCGGGGCACCAGGCGACCGCGTACGCCCTCGACGTCACCGACCGGGCCGCGGTCGACGAGTTCGCCACCGCCTTCAGGACGATCGGCGTGCTGGTCAACAACGCGGGCGGCGCCCTCGGTGCCGACCCGGTCGCGTCGGGCGATCCGGCCGACTGGCGTCAGATGTACGAGACGAACGTCATCGGCACCCTCAATCTCACGCAGGCCCTGCTCCCCGCGCTCACGGCGAGCGGTGACGGCACCGTGGTGGTCGTCTCCTCCACGGCGGGCCACGGCACGTACGAGGGCGGCGCGGGCTATGTCGCCGCCAAGCACGGCGCCCACGTCCTGGCCGAGACGCTTCGTCTGGAGATCGTGGGCACCCCGGTCCGGGTCATCGAGATCGCTCCCGGCATGGTCAAAACGGACGGCTTCGCCCTGACCCGCTTCGGCGGCGACGAGGAGCGGGCGGCGAAGGTCTACCAGGGCGTGGCCGAGCCCCTGACCGCCGACGACGTGGCCGAGACGATCACCTGGACGGTGACCCGCCCCAGCCACGTCAACATCGACCTCCTGGTCGTCCGCCCGCGCGCGCAGGCGTCCAACACGAAGGTCCACAGGGACCTGTGA
- a CDS encoding DUF3558 domain-containing protein, with product MQRKAYVPGVAALLAALLAGCTGSSGSGDTTDDANPGQAGTASAAAQPGKYRTLPEPCGALSHDTLDSLLPGITELTDEQQRETAYAGEATLTYDTDRKVGCRWKVESAEATDHLLVDFERVVSYDTSASDDSQAETLFATKLTAADLPEPVVSVSSDVSSAETGSAASPGASSSPTSGGSPSASATAPSSTPSSSASSSAELQPRVLTDLGDEAFLDDVLSGSGSTAQQRTVTVAFRTSNVIVTIEYEEQPASVGVVPDSAEMQDRARKLAARLANSLAG from the coding sequence GTGCAGCGGAAGGCCTACGTACCCGGAGTCGCCGCACTCCTCGCGGCGCTGTTGGCCGGCTGTACAGGCAGCTCGGGCAGCGGCGACACGACGGACGACGCGAACCCGGGTCAGGCCGGCACGGCGTCCGCGGCGGCCCAGCCGGGCAAGTACCGCACCCTTCCGGAACCGTGCGGGGCACTGAGCCACGACACCCTCGACTCGCTTCTGCCGGGCATCACGGAGCTGACCGACGAGCAGCAGCGGGAGACGGCGTACGCGGGCGAGGCGACGCTGACGTACGACACCGACCGCAAGGTGGGCTGCCGTTGGAAGGTCGAGTCGGCGGAGGCCACCGACCATCTGCTGGTCGATTTCGAGCGGGTGGTGTCGTACGACACCTCCGCGAGCGACGACAGCCAGGCGGAGACCCTCTTCGCGACCAAGCTGACGGCGGCGGACCTCCCGGAACCCGTCGTCTCCGTCTCCAGCGACGTGAGTTCCGCCGAGACGGGCTCCGCCGCGAGTCCCGGCGCGAGTTCCTCCCCCACCTCCGGCGGCTCGCCGTCCGCTTCGGCCACCGCGCCCTCCTCGACGCCCTCTTCGTCGGCCTCCTCGTCCGCCGAACTCCAGCCCCGCGTCCTCACCGACCTCGGCGACGAGGCCTTCCTGGACGACGTGTTGAGCGGTTCGGGCTCGACGGCCCAGCAGCGCACCGTGACTGTGGCGTTCCGCACGTCCAACGTGATCGTGACGATCGAGTACGAGGAGCAGCCGGCCTCGGTCGGTGTGGTTCCGGACAGCGCGGAAATGCAGGACAGGGCCCGGAAACTGGCCGCGCGGCTGGCGAACTCGCTCGCCGGTTAG
- a CDS encoding response regulator transcription factor produces MPRTVLLAEDDRAIRHALERALTLEGYRVTAVADGVEALAQAHRTPPDVLLLDVMMPGIDGLQVCRVLRAEGDRTPILMLTALVETADRIAGLDAGADDYVVKPFDVEEVFARLRALLRRTSPVSAPDTGTVGQAAGPAAAPAAGAVATGPVGSGALAGGPRQAPERYLEAAGVRMDPQARRVWRGERELELTRTEFELLELLVRNADIVLDHATIYDRIWGYDFGPGSKNLAVYVGYLRRKLDEPGAPQLIHTVRGVGYVLRED; encoded by the coding sequence GTGCCCCGAACCGTGCTGCTCGCCGAAGACGACCGCGCCATCCGTCACGCCCTCGAGCGGGCCCTGACGCTGGAGGGCTACCGGGTCACCGCGGTCGCCGACGGCGTCGAGGCGTTGGCGCAGGCCCACCGCACCCCGCCGGACGTGCTCCTGCTGGACGTGATGATGCCCGGAATCGACGGGCTCCAGGTCTGCCGGGTCCTGCGCGCGGAGGGGGACCGCACACCGATCCTGATGCTGACGGCGCTCGTGGAGACCGCGGACCGCATCGCGGGCCTGGACGCGGGCGCCGACGACTACGTCGTCAAGCCGTTCGACGTGGAGGAGGTCTTCGCCCGGCTGCGGGCGCTGCTGCGCCGGACCAGCCCGGTCAGCGCCCCGGACACCGGCACGGTCGGCCAGGCCGCCGGTCCGGCAGCGGCTCCGGCCGCCGGTGCGGTCGCCACCGGGCCGGTCGGCAGCGGTGCCCTCGCCGGCGGACCGAGGCAGGCGCCCGAGCGGTACCTGGAGGCGGCCGGGGTGCGGATGGACCCGCAGGCGCGCCGGGTCTGGCGCGGCGAACGCGAGCTGGAGCTGACCCGCACCGAGTTCGAGCTGCTCGAACTTCTCGTGCGCAACGCCGACATCGTCCTCGACCACGCCACCATCTACGACCGCATCTGGGGCTACGACTTCGGCCCCGGCTCCAAGAACCTCGCCGTCTACGTCGGCTACCTGCGCCGCAAGCTCGACGAGCCGGGCGCGCCGCAGCTGATCCACACGGTGCGCGGTGTGGGTTACGTGCTGCGGGAGGACTGA
- a CDS encoding winged helix-turn-helix transcriptional regulator, whose amino-acid sequence MATMTAAQRREQARVEYDAFIRGCPTNQLLERISDKWVSLVVAALATGPMRYSDLGRRIAGVSPKMLTQTLRSLERDGILTRTVTPSVPVRVDYELTPLGLSLCGLLVAVKDWAESHIGQVHEARELYDAESPDS is encoded by the coding sequence ATGGCGACCATGACCGCGGCTCAGCGGCGCGAGCAGGCCCGAGTCGAGTACGACGCGTTCATCCGGGGCTGCCCCACGAACCAGCTCCTGGAGCGCATCAGCGACAAGTGGGTCAGCCTGGTCGTCGCCGCGCTCGCCACCGGCCCCATGCGCTACAGCGACCTCGGCCGCCGGATCGCCGGTGTCAGCCCGAAGATGCTCACCCAGACACTGCGGTCGCTGGAACGCGACGGCATCCTCACCCGCACGGTCACCCCGTCCGTCCCGGTCCGCGTCGACTACGAGCTCACCCCGCTGGGTCTGAGCCTGTGCGGGCTGCTCGTCGCGGTGAAGGACTGGGCGGAGAGCCACATCGGGCAGGTGCACGAAGCGCGCGAGCTGTACGACGCGGAGAGCCCGGACAGCTGA
- a CDS encoding LLM class flavin-dependent oxidoreductase: MQFGIFSVGDVTADPTTGRMPTERERIKAMVAIALKAEEVGLDVFATGEHHNPPFVPSSPTTMLGHIAARTEKLILSTSTTLITTNDPVKIAEDFAMLQHLADGRVDLMMGRGNTGPVYPWFGQDIREGINLAIENYALLRRLWREDVVNWDGKFRSALQGFTSTPRPLDDVPPFVWHGSIRSPEIAEQAAYYGDGFFHNNIFWPADHTKRMVELYRARYAHYGHGTPEQAIVGLGGQIFMRHNSQDAVREFRPYFDNAPVYGHGPSLEDFTDQTPLTVGSPQQVIEKTLAFREYAGDYQRQLFLVDHAGLPLKTVLEQLDMLGEEVVPVLREEFAKNRPADVPDAPTHQSLLAAAKKEKETVA; encoded by the coding sequence ATGCAGTTCGGGATCTTCAGCGTCGGTGACGTCACGGCGGACCCCACCACGGGCCGTATGCCGACCGAGCGCGAGCGCATCAAGGCCATGGTCGCCATCGCGCTGAAGGCCGAGGAGGTCGGCCTCGACGTCTTCGCGACCGGCGAGCACCACAACCCCCCGTTCGTGCCGTCGTCCCCCACCACGATGCTCGGCCACATCGCGGCGCGGACCGAGAAGCTCATCCTCTCCACCTCCACCACCCTCATCACCACGAACGACCCGGTGAAGATCGCCGAGGACTTCGCGATGCTCCAGCACCTGGCCGACGGGCGGGTGGACCTGATGATGGGCCGCGGCAACACCGGCCCGGTCTACCCCTGGTTCGGGCAGGACATCCGCGAGGGCATCAACCTCGCCATCGAGAACTACGCCCTGCTGCGCCGCCTGTGGCGCGAGGACGTCGTGAACTGGGACGGGAAGTTCCGCTCGGCGCTCCAGGGCTTCACGTCCACGCCCCGCCCGCTGGACGACGTACCCCCGTTCGTCTGGCACGGGTCGATCCGCTCGCCCGAGATAGCGGAGCAGGCCGCCTACTACGGTGACGGCTTCTTCCACAACAACATCTTCTGGCCGGCCGACCACACCAAGCGGATGGTCGAGCTGTACCGGGCCCGGTACGCGCACTACGGGCACGGCACGCCCGAGCAGGCCATCGTGGGCCTCGGCGGACAGATCTTCATGCGGCACAACTCGCAGGACGCGGTGCGCGAGTTCCGGCCGTACTTCGACAACGCCCCGGTGTACGGGCACGGGCCGTCCCTGGAGGACTTCACCGACCAGACACCGCTGACCGTCGGTTCCCCGCAGCAGGTCATCGAGAAGACGCTGGCCTTCCGCGAGTACGCCGGCGACTACCAGCGCCAGCTGTTCCTGGTGGACCACGCCGGGCTGCCGCTGAAGACCGTGCTGGAGCAGCTCGACATGCTCGGCGAGGAGGTCGTGCCGGTCCTGCGCGAGGAGTTCGCCAAGAACCGCCCGGCCGACGTGCCGGACGCGCCGACCCACCAGTCCCTGCTCGCCGCCGCGAAGAAGGAGAAGGAGACCGTCGCATGA
- a CDS encoding DUF2637 domain-containing protein, whose translation MHRILIGVVVAGAVVIAGIGFAGSYAAVRELALKKGFGNFSYVFPIGIDAGICVLLALDLLLTWIRIPFPLLRQTAWLLTAATIAFNGAAAWPDPLGVGMHAVIPILFVVSVEAARHAIGRIADITADKHMEGVRLTRWLLSPLPTFLLWRRMKLWELRSYEQVIKLEQERLVYQARLRSRFGRAWRRKAPVESLMPLRLARYGVPLAETAPSGLAAAGIEPALLPPAPRPEVTAGGLAAEAAPGPQRSAPPGEQRLELAGHPGAERTDAASRQRAGLTPEQSPWFNTPPPQETVYEGGYDPTYDPEQDAQWYEEQQQADQYGQYGRYEHYEHYEQDDQYREPAAAAPAEPVRESPSEETGTFPIPSGPNRTRQLGEGGGTPPAEPDEEGYYQVFKQSINGSYPTPREFSANAEATYGVPVPDADAKRMVLRFTNRHNAELEDDHIA comes from the coding sequence ATGCACCGCATTCTCATCGGCGTGGTCGTGGCCGGCGCGGTCGTCATCGCCGGCATCGGCTTCGCGGGTTCGTACGCGGCGGTCCGCGAGCTGGCCCTGAAGAAGGGCTTCGGGAACTTCTCGTACGTCTTCCCGATCGGCATCGACGCGGGTATCTGCGTCCTGCTCGCGCTGGACCTGCTGCTGACCTGGATCAGGATCCCCTTCCCGCTGCTGCGCCAGACGGCGTGGCTGCTGACGGCGGCGACGATCGCGTTCAACGGCGCGGCGGCCTGGCCCGACCCGCTGGGCGTGGGCATGCACGCGGTGATCCCGATCCTGTTCGTGGTCTCCGTCGAGGCGGCCCGGCACGCGATCGGCCGGATCGCCGACATCACCGCCGACAAGCACATGGAGGGAGTCCGCCTCACCCGCTGGCTCCTCTCCCCGTTGCCGACCTTCCTGCTGTGGCGCCGGATGAAGCTGTGGGAGCTGCGCTCCTACGAGCAGGTCATCAAGCTGGAGCAGGAACGCCTCGTCTACCAGGCCCGGCTTCGCTCCCGCTTCGGGCGGGCGTGGCGGCGCAAGGCCCCGGTGGAGTCGCTGATGCCGCTGCGTCTGGCGCGTTACGGCGTGCCGCTGGCGGAGACGGCTCCCTCGGGTCTGGCGGCGGCGGGCATCGAGCCGGCGCTGCTGCCCCCGGCGCCGCGGCCGGAGGTGACGGCGGGCGGCCTGGCCGCGGAGGCGGCACCCGGCCCACAGCGTTCGGCACCGCCCGGCGAGCAGCGTCTCGAGCTGGCCGGCCATCCCGGCGCCGAGCGGACGGACGCCGCGTCGCGGCAGCGGGCCGGGCTCACGCCGGAGCAGAGCCCCTGGTTCAACACGCCGCCCCCGCAGGAAACGGTCTACGAGGGTGGCTACGACCCGACGTACGACCCGGAGCAGGACGCCCAGTGGTACGAGGAGCAGCAGCAGGCCGACCAGTACGGGCAGTACGGCCGGTACGAGCACTACGAGCACTACGAGCAGGACGACCAGTACCGGGAGCCCGCCGCGGCGGCCCCTGCCGAGCCCGTCCGGGAATCCCCTTCGGAGGAGACCGGCACCTTTCCCATCCCCTCGGGCCCCAACCGCACCCGCCAGCTCGGTGAGGGCGGCGGCACTCCTCCCGCCGAGCCGGACGAGGAGGGGTACTACCAGGTCTTCAAGCAGTCCATAAACGGCAGCTACCCGACCCCGCGCGAGTTCAGCGCCAACGCCGAGGCGACGTACGGCGTGCCCGTCCCGGACGCCGACGCGAAGCGGATGGTGCTGCGCTTCACCAACCGGCACAACGCGGAACTGGAAGACGACCACATCGCCTGA
- a CDS encoding FMN reductase: MKLVVVSAGLSVPSSTRLLADRLAAAVGRQTPADAPAEIQVVELRELAVEIAHHFTSGFPGRALSAALDAVTGADGLVVATPVFSASYSGLFKSFFDVLDPDALTGKPVLIAATGGSARHSLVLEHALRPLFSYLRAVVVPTGVYAASEDWGAEGLEGRIERAAAELTRLMTGLSAAQGGPVVNGGSVANGGSEGADGSEAARPAARTVPAARDGKVRAGDLEVVPFAQQLAALGSAG; the protein is encoded by the coding sequence ATGAAGCTCGTCGTCGTCTCGGCGGGACTGAGCGTCCCGTCGTCCACGCGGCTGCTGGCCGACCGGCTGGCCGCCGCGGTCGGCCGGCAGACCCCGGCCGATGCCCCGGCCGAGATCCAGGTGGTGGAGCTGCGCGAGCTCGCGGTGGAGATCGCGCACCACTTCACCAGCGGCTTTCCCGGACGGGCCCTGTCCGCCGCGCTCGACGCTGTGACGGGGGCGGACGGCCTGGTCGTCGCCACCCCGGTGTTCTCGGCGTCGTACAGCGGGCTGTTCAAGTCCTTCTTCGACGTGCTCGACCCGGACGCGCTCACCGGCAAGCCGGTGCTGATCGCCGCGACCGGCGGCAGCGCACGGCACTCGCTGGTCCTGGAGCACGCCCTGCGTCCGCTCTTCTCCTACCTGCGGGCCGTGGTCGTCCCGACCGGCGTGTACGCCGCTTCGGAGGACTGGGGCGCCGAGGGACTGGAGGGGCGCATCGAGCGGGCGGCGGCGGAGCTGACCAGGCTGATGACCGGCTTGTCGGCGGCGCAGGGCGGGCCCGTGGTGAACGGCGGATCCGTGGCGAACGGCGGGTCCGAGGGGGCCGACGGGTCCGAGGCGGCACGCCCGGCCGCGAGGACCGTACCGGCCGCCCGGGACGGAAAGGTCCGCGCCGGAGACCTCGAGGTCGTGCCCTTCGCGCAGCAGCTCGCCGCGCTCGGGTCCGCGGGGTGA
- a CDS encoding DUF6597 domain-containing transcriptional factor encodes MAAPRRDTRGIVDAAELLARVRFRRREPAPALRPYLEHYWLIDWDLTQPYASHVVPHPSVNVVFQRYGDEAPFAEVSGIGLDLFTQKLEGAGRVCGIQFRPGGFRPFAPARAVSDWTGRRVRFPEIPEVFPAADPAAVLSPDDEDARVAALDTFLLGLDPRPDPQAELAMTLVDRIRTDRTIRRVTDFARAEGMSVRVMQRLFAAYVGVGPKWVVLRYRIHEALEHAETETAIDWAALAAGLGYADQAHLVRDFTATVGVPPTAYAASTATSRGGSAAGD; translated from the coding sequence ATGGCCGCCCCACGCCGTGACACCCGAGGCATCGTCGACGCCGCGGAACTACTCGCCCGAGTCCGCTTCCGCCGCCGCGAACCCGCGCCTGCCCTGCGCCCCTACCTCGAGCACTACTGGCTGATCGACTGGGACCTGACCCAGCCGTACGCCTCCCACGTGGTCCCGCACCCGTCGGTGAACGTCGTCTTCCAGCGGTACGGGGACGAGGCGCCGTTCGCCGAGGTCTCGGGGATCGGGCTCGACCTGTTCACGCAGAAGCTGGAGGGGGCCGGCCGGGTCTGCGGGATCCAGTTCAGGCCGGGCGGCTTCCGCCCCTTCGCACCGGCCCGGGCGGTCTCGGACTGGACGGGCCGGCGGGTCCGCTTCCCCGAGATCCCCGAGGTCTTCCCGGCAGCCGACCCCGCCGCCGTCCTGTCCCCCGACGACGAGGACGCCCGCGTCGCCGCCCTCGACACCTTCCTCCTGGGTCTCGACCCGCGCCCCGACCCCCAGGCCGAGCTCGCGATGACCCTCGTCGACCGCATCCGCACCGACCGCACGATCCGCCGCGTCACCGACTTCGCCCGCGCGGAGGGCATGTCCGTGCGGGTCATGCAGCGACTGTTCGCCGCGTACGTCGGTGTCGGACCCAAGTGGGTCGTCCTGCGCTACCGCATCCACGAGGCACTGGAGCACGCGGAGACCGAGACGGCGATCGACTGGGCCGCCCTGGCCGCCGGCCTCGGCTACGCCGACCAGGCCCACCTGGTACGCGACTTCACCGCCACGGTGGGAGTACCACCCACCGCATACGCCGCGAGCACGGCGACCTCACGCGGCGGGAGCGCGGCGGGCGATTGA
- a CDS encoding RtcB family protein: MSYVEMPGAKVPIRMWADPATVEEGALQQLRNVATLPWIKGLAVMPDVHYGKGATVGSVIAMQGAVCPAAVGVDIGCGMSAVRTSLTANDLPGDLSRLRSKIEQAIPVGRGMHDSAVEPAGFHGLATAGWDDFWGRFDGVAEAVKFRFERATKQMGTLGSGNHFVEVCTDTTGSVWLMLHSGSRNIGKELAEHHIGVAQKLPHNQGLVDRDLAVFVADTPQMAAYRNDLFWAQEYAKHNRSLMMALLKDVVRKEFRKAKPAFEPEISAHHNYVAEERYDGVDLLVTRKGAIRAGSGEYGIIPGSMGTGSYIVKGLGNAKSFNSASHGAGRRMSRNAAKRRFSTKDLEEQTRGVECRKDSGVVDEIPAAYKPIEQVIDQQRDLVEVVAKLKQVVCVKG; this comes from the coding sequence ATGTCGTACGTGGAGATGCCGGGAGCGAAGGTCCCGATCCGTATGTGGGCCGACCCCGCGACGGTCGAGGAGGGCGCGCTCCAGCAACTGCGGAACGTGGCGACCCTGCCGTGGATCAAGGGCCTGGCCGTGATGCCGGACGTCCACTACGGCAAGGGGGCGACGGTCGGATCGGTCATCGCGATGCAGGGGGCCGTGTGCCCGGCGGCGGTGGGTGTCGACATCGGCTGCGGAATGTCGGCGGTGCGGACGTCGCTCACCGCGAACGACCTTCCCGGCGACCTCTCCCGGCTGCGGTCGAAGATCGAGCAGGCGATTCCGGTCGGGCGCGGGATGCATGACAGCGCCGTCGAGCCGGCGGGCTTCCACGGCCTGGCCACGGCCGGGTGGGACGACTTCTGGGGACGGTTCGACGGGGTGGCCGAAGCGGTCAAGTTCCGCTTCGAGCGCGCCACGAAGCAGATGGGAACACTCGGCTCGGGAAACCACTTCGTTGAGGTGTGCACGGATACGACCGGTTCTGTCTGGCTGATGCTCCACTCGGGTTCCCGGAACATCGGCAAGGAACTGGCCGAGCACCACATCGGCGTCGCCCAGAAGCTCCCGCACAACCAGGGCCTCGTCGACCGGGACCTCGCCGTGTTCGTGGCGGACACCCCGCAGATGGCGGCCTACCGCAACGACCTGTTCTGGGCGCAGGAGTACGCGAAGCACAACCGCTCGCTGATGATGGCGCTTCTGAAGGACGTCGTCCGCAAGGAGTTCAGGAAGGCGAAGCCGGCCTTCGAGCCGGAGATCAGCGCGCACCACAACTACGTGGCCGAGGAGCGCTACGACGGGGTGGACCTGCTCGTGACCCGCAAGGGCGCGATCCGGGCCGGCTCCGGCGAGTACGGGATCATTCCCGGCTCCATGGGCACGGGGTCGTACATCGTGAAGGGCCTCGGGAACGCGAAGTCCTTCAACTCCGCCTCCCACGGCGCGGGTCGGCGCATGAGCCGCAACGCGGCGAAGCGGCGCTTCTCGACGAAGGACCTGGAGGAGCAGACGCGGGGCGTGGAGTGCCGCAAGGACTCCGGTGTCGTCGACGAGATCCCGGCGGCCTACAAGCCGATCGAGCAGGTCATCGACCAGCAGCGCGACCTCGTGGAGGTCGTGGCGAAGCTGAAGCAGGTCGTCTGCGTGAAGGGCTGA